A single window of Methanothermobacter marburgensis str. Marburg DNA harbors:
- a CDS encoding carboxymuconolactone decarboxylase family protein — protein MKEDVFYGKGMVHVKEDYPDIYEAVVKLNEAAYTGKVLDYKTQKLIALGITAANSDDRAVKKQIQSAINEFGVTRDEIVDVLRVVLLTSGNPPFVKAMRILYEVLGD, from the coding sequence ATGAAAGAGGATGTTTTCTATGGAAAGGGCATGGTCCATGTGAAGGAGGACTATCCTGACATCTACGAGGCAGTTGTTAAACTCAACGAGGCCGCCTACACAGGGAAGGTTCTTGACTACAAGACACAGAAACTCATAGCCCTCGGGATAACAGCTGCAAACTCAGATGACCGTGCGGTTAAAAAGCAGATACAGAGTGCCATAAATGAATTTGGGGTTACAAGGGATGAGATTGTTGACGTTCTCCGTGTTGTTCTCCTCACATCAGGTAATCCACCCTTTGTGAAGGCAATGAGGATTCTTTATGAGGTCCTTGGGGACTGA